The DNA window GGATGTGGTGCCCGTGTTCCGTGACAAGTGGACCCACGATCCCTTCGCTGCTGATATCGATGAGGAGGGCAGGATCTTTGCGCGTGGTACTCAGGACATGAAGTCGGTGGGCACGGGATATCTGGGTGCCATCCGCCTGCTTAGGGCCAGTGGTGTCCAGCCCAAGCGCAACTTCTTCGTGACCTTTGTACCCGATGAGGAGATCGGCGGCAAGCTGGGCATGCAGGAGTTCGTCAAAACGGAATACTACAGCAACATGAATGTGGGTTTCAGTCTGGACGAGGGCGGCACCAGTGAAATAGATCTGTTCTATGTCTTCTATGCCGAACGTATGCGATGGGGTGAGTAGTCCTTGAGCTCCAAACTAGGAATAGAATCTAAACTATATCCCCTTTTTGGCAGGTCTTAAGCTGAACTTCAGTGGAACCTCTGGACATGGCTCCATGTTGCTGCCCAGCACTGCCGGCGTGAAGCTGAACTATGTGCTCAACAAGCTAACGGAGTTCCGCGAATCGCAGGTTCAGCGGCTGGCCAGGGATCAGACAATCAACATCGGTGATGTGACTACCATCAATCTCACCCAGCTGAGCGGCGGAGTCCAGAGCAACGTGGTGCCTCCTCATTTCGAGGCTGTCTTCGACATGCGTCTGTCCATCACCCTGGATGTGGTTGCCTTTGAGAAACAGATCCACGATTGGTGCGAAGAGGCAGGTGGCGGCATCGAGATCTCCTTCGACGAGAAGGAACCCTACGTGGCACCCACAAAGATCGACGACTCCAATCCATTCTGGCTGGCCTTCAAGGCTGCCACCGATGAGCTGTAAGTCTAAATCGAATGTCCTGCACTACCTGATATTAATACGATTTGTATGTTTATAGTGGCCTTAAGATCTACCCCATTGTCTGCCCCGGTGCCACCGACAGCAGGAACATTCGAGCTCAGGGCATTCCAGCCTTGGGATTCTCACCCATCAAAAATACCACCATGCGCATCCATGATCACGATGAGTTCTTGGGCGCCGAAACTTATTTGAAGGGCATTCAAATATACAAGAAAATTTTGGGCAACCTGGCCAATGTCTGAAAACTAAATCGAAATAATACATGAAAACCTTATCAAAATAAAGATTGATGATTTTGTTATAATGTAGTATATACGAACATATTAAcaattaacaataataataataataatgataataatattaataataattataatatgaatcataataaaaagtcaactaataagtaaacttagCACCACCCTAATTCCTTAGGTccaccctaatcctaaatatgcgaattcagcatgtgcgcttttaggggtcgcactcgactcccattggttatcgagtatgaaccagagaactgcaagggtggcattttttgccactcgactcacaccctacaattttgtgtgcgggtgctacccgccacgcacatcgcgggtacttacaaacacacagtataAATCTGAACATGCAGACAAGACACCCCGTTGTGCGCGCACCCGAATCAATACGGTGCTCTGCGTCGCGGGTGCCGATCACACTCGGCACCCATGACGGAGGGTAGAGAAGACAAACAGTCAGAAAAAGACAAATGCCTAAAAAGGGATGAGTGACAAAAACACTTGTGggtttaaattatattatatattattatatattatatagttatatatattatattatatattattatatattatatatattatattatatattattatatattatatatattattaacgttattattatttaaatatagaatatagtaaaaataatagtacataatgtcacaaaattcatttcaaaaatgactttatataagaatatttgtcattagagtattcaggtagcgacgtgtgaaaaaataataagggAATGATTAGAAACGGGTGGCGGTGGCACCCATTGAGTCCATCAAAAAGCAAAGACATGAGCACAAAATTTTTCTTGGGTATTCCCTTTTACCCTTCAATTCTTATACCCGTCACGCttccacccatacaaattttaggcgtacaaaaaatgaccaGAGAACAGCAGCCcgcgtacaaaaaatgacgTGCGGCCGATCGTTGACTGTGCGTCCAATCACCCAAACGGTTATTGCGCAGCAggcctcgggtggtttttttacTCGTAACAATAACACCACGTTGGTAAAACACTCGAGTATTTTGTGTTGCTGCAAGTAGAGTGTCAAAAAACACAGGGGTGCCTAGAGTACCGAGTGTTTATCGGGTGGACGTAGAGTGCCAgtggcgggctgcagttctctgcttcatacatacatattgcagaatttgctagtgtcagcacttggctgtcacaagcgatctgcctgtagaccacactaagttcagttataaatcaggaatatATCAGGAATGTAAACatgctgaataaaaaccaaataaagataaaatgaccgattgcgttatgaaatttaattaactacaaTAAGTTAGTACAAAACTTCCTGGCCTTTTATCTTATCTTAATGAATACTTTAATCACATTCTATTTGAAGAATACAAGTTGCTATCCTTGCGACAGTAAGTAGATAATGGATATATCTATAGTTTGCTATATCATTTATAGATAGCAAGTTGGAAGACTCTGAAGCCCATTAAATCCAAAATAATCACTTGATTTTTTCAAAGCGAAGGCTATCAAAGCTTCgtcattttaattgaatttgtcaTAACTTTACGATATGATGAACAATATAACGATTGACTTATTTAGAAAATAACCAAGAACTTGAGGTTTCAAAGGTTAAGGTTGCGTAGATAATACGCAATGAACTCATTTCTGTTTAGGTTGCATAGATAATACATAATAAACTATTCTGTTCTGTTTAGTAAAGTTACTTATTCGGATAATAGACGTGTGGGTTTTGCAGATAAGCGAGTTACTATCGCAACCACATACACTTTTTTGATAAGCATTTAAATTCCTTGACCATAAACATGAAAACAAACAGTGTGATTATAAAAGCGCAGACGATCTTTGTTGCAGCTCAGTTGCTGATGACAGAAGAGTGTCGAAATGAGCtcggaaaagtgggaaaacaATGAGGAAATCAAGATTTTCCGGGAATACTTGCGGATACCAACGGTGCATCCAGATGTTGACTACAGTGAGgacttaatttatattaattccTTAAAGTATCTGTTATAACTTTAAATTACTAGCTGCCTGTGTGGAGTTCCTGAAACGTCAGGCTAGCTCCCTAAATCTTCCTGTTGAAGTGGTTTATCCTGCTGTCCAAACGAAGCCCGTTGTGATCATCAAATGGGAAGGAAGTCAGCCCGAACTATCGTCCATTGTTTTCAACTCCCATACGGATGTGGTGCCAGTTTTTCGGGAGAAGTGGACCCATGAACCCTTCTCCGCCGATATGGATGAAGAGGGTAGGATCTTTGCGCGGGGTACTCAGGACATGAAATCAGTGGGCACTCAATATCTAGGAGCGATTCGCCTGCTGAAAGCTAGTGGCTTCCAACCAAAAAGGACATTGTATGTGACCTTTGTTCCCGACGAAGAGATTGGTGGCCAGCTGGGCATGGCGGAGTTTGTTAAGACGGATTACTACAAGAAAATGAACGTAGGATTCAGTCTGGACGAAGGCGTCACCAGTGAAAGTGACGTTCATCATTTGTTCTATGCCGAACGTTTGCGGTGGGGTAAGTTCCTctaggatgatgatgatggatTAGGGACATTACCGTTTCGCTTTCTGCAGGACTCAAACTGAAAGTCAGTGGAACTTCTGGTCATGGTTCCCTTTTGCTGCCCAACACGGCAGGTGTAAAACTGAATTATCTGGTCAACAAACTGACTGAATTCCGCACCTCACAAGTGGAGAACCTTGCCAGGGATTCCAGCCTCAGCAAGGGCGATGTGACCACCGTGAATCTCACCCAATTGAGTGGCGGAGTCCAGAGCAATGTGGTTCCGCCGCTGTTCGAGGCGGTCTTCGACATACGGATTGCCATTACTGTGGATGTGGTTGCCTTTGAGAAACAGATTCGCGACTGGTGCGAGGAGGCGGGTGGCggaattgaaattgatttctTCCAGAAGGAACCATATGTAGAACCCACCAAGCTGGACAATTCCAATCCCTATTGGCTAGCTGTCAAGGCCGCAATCGATGAACTGTAAGTACCTACTTAATAGTAACTATAATAGCTAATCGAAATCCTCCTGTGTTTTAGTGGATTGAAGGTTCATCCCATCGTTTGTCCTGGCGCCACCGACAGTCGTTTCATTCGGAAGAAGGGTACCCCGGCCATTGGATTCTCACCCATTATAAACACCACCATCCGGATCCATGACCACGACGAGTTTCTGCAGGCTGATGTGTATCTTAATGGCATTGATGTGTACAAGAAGATTATTCGCAATCTGGCTCAAgtctaaaaaaaaatgtttgaactCCATGGATCGTTGTTATAATAAAGATGGGCTAATTACTAAAGTGTGCCTCTTATCTTCATTTTAGAGAGTAATCTTATCAAACGAAATAGGTTCATGAGTTCTAGGGGGAATTTTCCtgatataatataattttaattttaatttgaaattccGTGTTTATCTCAATATTGGTTGTTGATTCTTTGACCTTTGCTTCCTTGATCAAGATATAAATCATTGTGATGGAAATTCGGTAGCAGATTATCAATTATACTGCTTGTCACTACGTCTACTGCCATCAAAAGTGACTTGCAATTTATTCAGAATTGGAAGAGATCTGCCGTTTTTGATAACGATTTTGTTATCATATACGCATAATCACTTTTGTGGCACGATCCAAATGCATATAAAGCCAGCGGATGCCTTTAGCTGCTTATTTCTACTTTATCACCCTAATGTTTCATTTTCAAGATGAGTGCcgaaaaatgggaaaagaaCGAGGAAATTCAAATATTCCGGGAGTATTTGCGAATTCCATCTGTACACCCAAATATTGACTATAGTAAGGTCCTTATTTAAATATGTCCTTAAATGCATTAGCACTTTTAATTTCCAGCTGCTTGTGTGGAGTTTATTAGGCGCCAAGCTGATTCACTCAATCTCCCCGTGGAAGTAGTTTATCCAGCTGTTAAATCAAAACCTGTGGTGATCATTAAATGGGAAGGAAGTCATCCAAAATTGCCCTAAATCATTGTAAGCTCGCACATAGATGTGGTTCCTGTATTCCCGGAAATGTGGACCCATGAAGCCTTCTCCGCCGACATCGACGAGGAGGGCAGGATCTTTGCACGAGGTGCTCAGGACATGAAATCGGTTGGCACTCAGTGTCTAGGAGCAATTCGCCTGCTGAAGGCTGATGGCTTTCAGCCGAAAAGGACGCTTTATGTGACCTTTGTGCCTGACGAGGAGATTGGAGGCATCCATGGTATGGCAGCGTTCGTTGAAACTGACTTTTACAAACAAATGAATGTGGGATTCTGCTTGGACGAGGGTGGAACCAGTGCTTTCGATGTTCATCACTTGTTCTACGCCGAGCGTATACGATGGAGTGAGTAGCCCGTACAGCTTTTACATCACTTGATTGAACTTCCCATTATGCAGTTCTCAAATTGAAAGTTGCTGGAACCGCCGGTCATGGTTCTCTATTGTTGCCCGATACGGCCGGAGTTAAGTTGAACTATGTGTTGAACAAGCTGATGGAGTTCCGTGAATCGCAAATCCAGCGACTGAAAAACGACCAAAGCCTGAGCATCGGGGATGTGACCACGGTGAATCTCTCCCAGTTGAGTGGCGGAGTGCAGAGCAATGTGGTTCCACGGTTTTTGAGGCCATATTCGACATACGTCTAGCCATAACCCTGGATTTGGTTGCCTTCGAGCGACAAATTCGGGATTGGTGCGAGGAGGCGGCAATGACATCGAGTTCCAACAGAGAATCTTTAATAATGAATCCTTTTCCAGAGGACTGAAAGTTAAGCCTATAGTATGTTTTGCAGTCACCGATTGTCGTTTTATTCGAAAGCAGGGAACCCCAGCAAATGGTTTCTCACCCATCATAAACACTACGGTACTAATCCATGATCATGATGAATTTTTGAGTGCTGATGACTATTTGAATGGCATACAAGTTTACAAGAAGATTATTCCAAATCTCACTGAAGTCTAGCCAATGTCTTCTCTCTGTCCAATAAAACTGTGTTGATATACCAAAATTTTAATGTTCttaatttaacatttattaGTCAAGCAATTCAGGTAATGTTGAGTGTACATAAAGATAAATCTGTCGTAACGATATTAACACCGCCTTGGCTTTGATATGAAATTACGAGGTAACAGatgaaaatataaaaccaAGTAAGAAACCAACCCAGTTGTCATCAAATTTTTACTTCACTTTGGGGAAAATTGCATCATTGCTTTGTCTAGACGAAGGTGTGGTGGCTTCCAAATAAGACCCAGCTAAACAGACCCTTCGGGCTGGGTAATATCTACTTAGTGCATAGATTGGAATTTCCTCCCAAATGGGCAACCAAACTGGTATCTCTACTTCACAAAGGACTAAAAGTTCAAGCCTGTGTTTGTCCTGTCATGTGACAACTTTGGATCCCTGCCCTCGGGTTCGTCTCCATCAACTCAACTATACACTGATACTACTGGCGACCGACCACAACGAATGTGACCGTCCAGGCGGTCTCCTAAAACGAACTCATTTCGGCTGAATCCAGTGGCGGCGCAtcgcgcatacgccccgtttgCACGCCGAACTGTCATCGATGTGACAGCCAACGTATAGCGAGTTTGCGAGACACAACTGGCAAGCGGACGAGTCAGGTGGTAGTGAGTTTTGTCAGTTAgtcaaacaaaataaattttaaggCCCCCATCACCTGGCAGCGCAGCGAGGGGTCGGGTGTTAAGTTAAACTGCTGCATGTCAGTCTCTGCAAATTGTCAGTTGGGCAGCACTTCGGAATGTCTGACATGTGAGTGGTGCCAAGGGCAATAAATTATGCTGGGGCCGCAGAATGAATAATGGCAACATGCTCACGAAAGGACCCTCATGTATCATACCCACTCCCCACCACATGCTGCACCCCTGCTTTTTGGCCATTGGTGTCCTGGCTGCAACTGTGACCCGGGGGTGCCGATTAGACATGTTAATGCATGTGTCAGGGCAATGAAATATGTATTGATGGCAGTCCTGGGGGAGATGCCCTCATCCTTGTCCTTTTGTGTGACCACCGCCCGGAATTATGACAATTTATCAGGCGAATGTCAGTTTTGAGGGGGGCTTGGGTGGCGGCTGGGCTGGTGTGCATTCCAAATGCTTTCCACGCAATTAACACTGAGTGTAGTCGACGAGGTCCAGCCCTTTAACGCTCGCGTTACCGCTGGCAACTTAATGCATATcatttttacttttaatgaGCCGGTGGCAGTTGGCAGCACAGCCCAACTCACCTTCGTCCGTAGTCCTTCGTCCTTTcaaccatttttattttctattttcgtCCTCCATCGCCTGCTGTCTGGTCCTCGCAGAGTGCACTTAATGCACCAAGTTTTCGCAGCCCACCTGGCATGGACCCACTTAAGAGCAAGTTCTGGGTTCCTGGTTCTGGTTTTTGGGTTCTGGGCATCGGAGCTCTGGGCTCACACTCTTTTTCGCCGCTTTCTACtttgcatttaaaatttcCGCCAACTTCCATAATGTTTGTGCGGAGTGGAGGGGGGGAGCGGAAAGTTTGGCAACTTTtacatttcaattttaatttctttggcCCACACTCGATGCAAACCTTAAGCCGAACCTGAGCGAAATTCTTAATGGCCCACTCACACTAATTAGGGCATCCAGAAGTTTCAGAGCCTTTAAAGATCTCCTCATGTTCTTGTCCTTTTCTTCCCGGCAAGTGCTTcacatttgcatttatttcgGCAGCAGcctcgatttttttttattgccatcCGAAGTTTATGACGAATAAAACCCAACAATCACAATGAAAAACTCGTTcctaattaaattcaatttacttGTGACTGCTGCGGCTCGATTTCCCGAAATGGCAGGCTCTCAACATTATGGCCGTGCAATTAAAATCGCAGACTAAACGAGCTAATGCGGGTATCTGTATTGTGTGTTCTTCTTCCAAACAGCAGGGGATACAATAAAAGCAATGTTTTCTaatatacaattaaataaaacctaCATTGAACAGCCATTACTTATGAATACTGCAATAAGTTAAATGGAATTTGGTTTAGCAAGTAGTTGGTTTTATTCGAATGCCTATTTTTTCGACCTCAGCTGTATGGCTACATCCTCAAGCGCGAGTTTTATATGTACAACATATATTTCGCTGGGGACAGCAAAGTGTTCTAATGCGACACAAAGGCAATTGCCGTCGCCTTGTTTCCAACTGTTGCCACAGCTGCACAGTGGGCCACACAGGTGACCGTTGCCgcatgaaaattaattttaaatgaagAAATAAGAGTAGATGATATATAAGGCGCTCCAAGTGGAGTTTAATATGCCGTAGATCAAAGTCAGGCCAAAGTCAGTCCCATTtgcacaccaacacacacaccaacacacagaCATTCTGCCATTGTGACGCGCCAGAAGAGAGAAAGAGAACGAGCATCCGCATCCTGTGGCTGGGATAATAAACGTGGCTTAGGAGTTAGGACCACGTCCTGTAGCGACAGCAGCTGACTGAAAAGTGTCATTAAGGCGCAGGCACGCCCACACGCACTCACACGCTTAATAAAGTCAATTGaagtctgtgtgtgtgtgtgtgcgtgtggcaaataatttattttgtcgTTAAGCTTAACTCCAGCCATTGCGGAAAAAAGAGAGGCAAACTAATTAACTTGTTTAGCGCCAAAGCTGCGCAATTTCTACGCTCGCAGCTTAAGCTTAAGCGCCACTGCCGCCCAACTAATGAGCTCCTGTGCGCCACACAGccatatctatatatatatactatactatactacACTCTACTATATACTAGAATACAGTACAGTACTCAGTTGTGTGGGAGCGACATTAGGAGAGCGGGTTTTCCCGGCAAAATTCTTCTTAAAAGTTGCGCCTGATTAAGCCCTTGCGGCTGCATGGGTGAAAGTGGGTTTTTGGCTCTTGGGAGTCAAGCGTCTAGTTTTGCCACACGGTCTCTGCAGCCAAATTCCAACTTGCACTTGTGAAAATTTATTCAACTACTAGTAGTTGCTGGAACTGCAGTTGGGCGActaattgtttataatttgtCTTCACAGCGTTAACTTGAACAAAATAACTTATATTTTTCAAAGAAAATTGtgaaatatgtacatatgtagaaTACTTTACTTCAAAGTGATATTTGTTGGAAAGTAAAATGTGTTAGAATTTAGTTCTTAGTACTTCTGATTTATTTAACTCGGAAAGGTAATGCAAGCTAGTAACAATCGTTAGAGACGAGCAATGTGgtaagtatttgtatttgttacCCGTCAAATGGTCCTTACTTCGAAAGCAGGAATTTCGACAGCAGCATCTTTTCTTTCGTGGCAGAGCAAACTTTATTGCATACGCCAGGGCGCAATATGAGCCCGTGGCGGAAATGGCGTTGCAAGTTAAGCCAAAGGGGGCAGGCGAggcaacagaaacagaacccgaaacagaaacagctCACAACATGCAAAAGCAGTGCAAACTTGGCTTTCTGCGTCCCTCGGCTGCGCTTCAACGCTTCGCGACTcgacgtcgtcgtcgtcgtcgtcggccAGCAATTGCAATTTCATTTCCGTTCGCTGGCATTTTATTCCCTTTTTGGCCGTGTTTGCAGTCGTcgtttcgtttattttcgtTATTTTCGAGAAATAAGTATTTTCGACTGCTGTTTCAGCGGCAGCCTCAGCTTCAgtttctgtttcagtttctgtttttgtttggtctTGTTTTTCATACTTGGCTGCTGCACAGACTTTCGCGCAGATACGTTGAAATTCTTGCATAAACTTTGTGCCGAGTCGCTATCTAATTGAAACGGAGCAAAGGAATGCAGTTCCCCAGTTGCACGGGTTGGAGTTGCACTTGCCGCGTGGTAACAAAGTGCAACAGGAAGTGGGAGCGGCGGCAGCTGCAATTGAATTGGCCACGAATATGCAAAATGAAGCtagaataaaaatttaattttccctTCCTGTGTGATTGGACTGAAGCTGGCAATGTTTTTTTCtcgcaacaaaaaataaaaccaataaaagcagaaaaacaaaaacaaggaAGCAGTGCCTTCAGCTCGGCTTGCTGCCAACAGAAAGTCAATCAGCCAAGATTCTGTTCAGGCTGTCAAAGTTTAGACCCTGTTTTTCCACTTGTCATTGTCTGTTTCCGGTTTTCTAAGGCTCCTCGGCCGCCAGCCAGCTAATTGCAACTTGAATGGAAAACTTTTGGCCCGCCCGTGTGCCATTCAGTATGGGCTTTATTTTCATAGCCGTTTCACTAACAGTGTTTGCTTTTTTAGCCCCAAAGGCTGCAGTTCGTCATTGGCAAgcgctgcgtatacgcaatattatttttacaaCTGTCAGCAGTTGGCCTGCAAAAACTTTGCCAAGAGCCAACTTTGCGGAGCGAGTATAAACTTTCGTTGACAATTTGTCAGGGATTTTTGACTATTTCGCAGGGACTCGAGACTCCAGTCCCGAGAAACTCAATGCTGACTTGGCGGCAGAGACAATTTTCTGAATTTGATAACTGGCGGAAAAACTTTGGGCTGAGCTTTtagtttttaagttttttaagaACATAATATCCGTCTTGGCCTCAATTTTTGCCGTTCACGTAGCCCGCCGCCT is part of the Drosophila sechellia strain sech25 chromosome 3R, ASM438219v1, whole genome shotgun sequence genome and encodes:
- the LOC6607533 gene encoding aminoacylase-1; this translates as MSTEKWEDNEEIKIFREYLRIATVQPNVDYTECVEFLKRQAHSLDLPVDVIYPVEKKPVVIIKWLGTEPELPSVILNSHMDVVPVFRDKWTHDPFAADIDEEGRIFARGTQDMKSVGTGYLGAIRLLRASGVQPKRNFFVTFVPDEEIGGKLGMQEFVKTEYYSNMNVGFSLDEGGTSEIDLFYVFYAERMRWGLKLNFSGTSGHGSMLLPSTAGVKLNYVLNKLTEFRESQVQRLARDQTINIGDVTTINLTQLSGGVQSNVVPPHFEAVFDMRLSITLDVVAFEKQIHDWCEEAGGGIEISFDEKEPYVAPTKIDDSNPFWLAFKAATDELGLKIYPIVCPGATDSRNIRAQGIPALGFSPIKNTTMRIHDHDEFLGAETYLKGIQIYKKILGNLANV
- the LOC6607534 gene encoding aminoacylase-1A, with the protein product MSSEKWENNEEIKIFREYLRIPTVHPDVDYTACVEFLKRQASSLNLPVEVVYPAVQTKPVVIIKWEGSQPELSSIVFNSHTDVVPVFREKWTHEPFSADMDEEGRIFARGTQDMKSVGTQYLGAIRLLKASGFQPKRTLYVTFVPDEEIGGQLGMAEFVKTDYYKKMNVGFSLDEGVTSESDVHHLFYAERLRWGLKLKVSGTSGHGSLLLPNTAGVKLNYLVNKLTEFRTSQVENLARDSSLSKGDVTTVNLTQLSGGVQSNVVPPLFEAVFDIRIAITVDVVAFEKQIRDWCEEAGGGIEIDFFQKEPYVEPTKLDNSNPYWLAVKAAIDELGLKVHPIVCPGATDSRFIRKKGTPAIGFSPIINTTIRIHDHDEFLQADVYLNGIDVYKKIIRNLAQV